Within Metabacillus sp. KUDC1714, the genomic segment TATGTAATAGAAATCATTGGAATGTTTTCCTTTACACGTCCAGTAACCTCTGTTTGAAAATGAAACGCATTATGATCCTTATTAACAAAAGAAGCGATAAGCTCTGTACCGAGCATCAAATAGGCCGAACGACCTGTAATTGCATTAATTGGATAATCGATATATAGTTGATTTCCTTTTCTTTCGACTAGCTTACACTTTAGTCTTTCGCCATTACCATCTGATGTTTCTAAATTTATGACATCCCCAATTTTAAGCACAAATATCACTCTTTCTGAATACACTCTCATTCTTATTAAAGCATGGACCATTCCGATGCGCAAGAGTACAAACTTCAGAAAATAGCTAAGTGTGTTAAAACGAAAGAGGATACCCTAAAAAATAAAACAATTAGGATATCCTTTAAAATATTCTCATTCTATTTTAATAATAATACAGTATATACAACCTAATATTCTTATCAACTCAATTGAAAAAATAAAGAATATTTATTAAGATTTCACTTTGATTTTTTTAAAGTTCTTAAACTTCTTGGAAGATTGGTTCTGGATTTTTCAATTTCTCAATTTTTTCTTCCATACCGTTTTCTGCATCAATGAAAATTCGATATGTGTCAGCATTAATTGTTCCTAGGAACTCATAGCATAGTACTTCTTGCCCTAATTCATTTATTATTATGGCTAATCTATCTTGTTGTACTTCTAAACTTGGATTTAACCTTTTAGCAGCTTCTTCTTTAGAAATATTTGGTTTTGGTATTTCCCTTTTTTTATGTGCAGCTAAATAATCACGTGCAGAAAGACCTATGACCTGACCATCATCTAAAGCAACCTTCATTCGTATTGAATCTGGGTAGATTCTCACACCATCTACAATTGATACGAAAGAAAAGACCCCGATATTATCATACTGTGCGCTTTCAAATAGATCAAGATCTTCAAAACCATGATCATTTAAGAATTCTCTGGCATTATTAGAGGCTTCATTAAGACTAATAACATTTTCTTTAATGTCGCGATTTTGCACTAAATAAACGGGATGCCCACCTTTTTTCGTTAAGTCCATATCGATATCCGTATTATTCTCTTTGTCGTGCATAGAAACACTATAGAAACCAAATGATGAGCCTTCGCCATTTTCTGTTACCTTCAAATCTGTCACTTTGTTTTGGACAAAGGTTTTTGCGATTTTTATTGCTGTTTCTTTACTTATTTCTTTCCCCTCTAACTTATCAAAACCTTCTCCTGTTTTATTCATTGACGTAAAACTTGCACCAAAATCAGACTCTGAATATGCCTCTACATTTTTTTCGACTGTTTTAAAACCATCAATGATTGTGTTATCTGCTTGCTTTTGTCCAGAAGCTAAAGCTAATTCAACATCCATCCAGCGTAAATTGTTTTCAATGACTAAGTGTTGAACATTTCGAAGTTCATTTTGAATATCTTCAGATTTCGTGTACATTGTCTTTAGCTTTTTATACTCTTCATCTGTTAACGGTTCTTTCTCTAAATCACGAACAGCTGCTCGATAAGTAAAATCACTTATTCCAGCTAAAAGTTCTTCAGTTTTATTAAAAGGCAATAATGTTAAAGGAAGTTGTCCTACATCTGACTGTGCTTCAGATGTTATTCTCCACACGTCTGCAAGTGCAGGTGATAAAGATTGTTTTGAATTCATAGCTAAAGTTGCTCCAATACGATCATGCAATTGGTCCACTCGATATGTTAAATCATGAAAGGCTCGCTGATAATTATTCTCTGCTTGAATCAGCACTGCGTTTTTTTCTTGGTGTTCTTTGTACCCCCAATAACCGGAACCAATAACTGCAATTGATAAAATACCAATAAAGATTCCACGTATCATGCTTCATCACCCTTTCTATTCACAGAAAATATGCTTTCCAATCCGTTTAATTTGTGGTCTGCCCCAAATCCATGAACTAGTTGCTGTATCAGGGTTAAAATAATAAATGGCTCCTTCAGTTGGATCAAACCCATTAATTGCATCTAACACAGCCTTCTTAGCTTGTTCATTAGGTGTGAGCCAAATTTGCCCATCTGCGACTGCAGTAAAAGCTCGAGGCTCAAAGATAACACCTGCTACTGTATTAGGGAATGTAGCACTGTTAACACGATTTAAAATAACAGCTGCAACTGCTACCTGTCCGATGTACGGTTCACCCCTGGACTCCCCATATACCGCATTTGACATTAATTGAATATCATTTTGTGAATAACCACCTGGTAAATTAACTGCAGTTGACTCCTTTTGTTCTTTGTTTTGAGTTGCTTTATTTTGTGCTTCCTGATTCTGTTGTGCCTGTTGCTTTTGCTGTGCTTGCTGATTCTGTTGTGCTTGCTGTTTTTGTTGTTCTTGCTGATTCTGCTGAGCTTGCTGCTTTTGTTGTGCTTGCTGATTCTGTTGAGCTTGCTGTTTTTGTTGTTCTTGCTGATTCTGCTGAGCTTGCTGCTTTTGTTGTGCTTGCTGATTCTGTTGAGCTTGCTGTTTTTGTTGTGCTTGCTGATTCTGTTGAGCTTGCTGTTTTTGTTGTTCTTGCTGATTCTGTTGAGCTTGCTGTTTTTGTTGTTCTTGCTGATTCTGTTGAGCTTGCTGTTTTTGTTGTTCTTGCTGTTTTTGCTGGGCTTGCTGATTCTGCTGGGCTTGCTGTTCTTTTGCTTGTGCTTTGTATTTTTGCTCACGCTGTTGTTTTCTTTGTTCTGCTATTTGTCTTGCCTTTTGTATCTGTTGTTCACTAGGCGCAGTCTGTTGAGCTAATGGGACCCCACCATAGTGTGTGAATTTTTTCCCTTCATTAATTTGTTTATAAACAAAATCTTTATAGAACTTGGTAGAATTTCTTAGCATATCCTTCGTTTTTTGACCAACTAGGCCATCAACTTCATCTAAACCAAACATATGCTGAAAATTTCGTACTGCCCAATACGTACTCCATCCATAAACTCCATCAATAGTTCCATGGTAATACCCGTTATATTGAAGTCTTGACTGCAATTCAATAACATCACTACCCGTTGCACCTCTTTGAATAGTTTGTTCTGAAAAAGCATGTGCCTCTGGGACATGTATTGAAAAAAATTGAAATGTGACGGATGTAAAAGTTACTACTGCTACCATCAACATTATGCGCATGTTTTTCATGTTGCTGCCTCCTCAAGTAGATGTAAATGCTTAAACGTATTTTTTGTAGTCTTTGGTATTTTATTCATACTAAATTATGTGACAACCAATTTAAACAATTCATGGCATTATGAACAATTAATACTTGATTTAGTTTTATGGATGAAAATCGGTTGGAAAGTTAATAAAATAACGACAAAAAAAGCTGCACTAGGGCAGCTTAGAATCAATTATCTTCACTCTTGCTTTTTTAGCTTTATGTAACGCGAACCACCATAGAAATAGCATAAACGGAAGCATGATATAGCGCCAATTCATATAGCTTAATAAAATAGAATCATACATAGAATGTAGTAAGATTGGGATTATGCAAGAAAACAAAATCCACTTTGTTCGATTATCACCAATTGAGAATTTACCTTTTCCTAAATAATAACCCATTAAGACACCAAATAAGGCGTGACTTGAAACAGGTAAAATTGCCCGACCAAAGGCGTACTCAACTCCATTCGCAAATAAATAGACGATATTTTCTAATGTAGCAAATCCTAGTGAGACAGATACACCATATACGATCCCATCATAATGTTCATTGAAATGGACGTGCTGATAGATTGTAAAGAACAAGATGAACCATTTAAAAAATTCTTCAAGAAACCCAACTGCAACAAACGTATATAGGATTTTAGATGGAAAAACTGATTCAGTTTCTAAAACATATTGAATAAACATAATTGGAAAAACAAGCAGTGCCCCGAAAATAAACGAACGTAGCACCATATAAATAGGCTCAGATTCGTATTGATCTTTCAAATAAAAATAGCATAATAAAGCAAGACCTGGGGCGATGCCCGCAGAAATAATCGCAATCATTCACAGGCCTCTTTTCTAAATGAAAATCTTTCGATTAAACTAGCATTAATAAACCTTAAATCAAATATATACATATCGAAATGATTTATGTATAAGTAATAATAAATAGGATTAAAAACGAATTTTCTATAGACGATTCACTTTTTTAATCGTATCATGTTATCGTAAAATTGAAAATGACTAAACGTCATTTAAACAGAACATTTATTCTAGCACATACATGGAGGATTCAACGATGAAAAATATACTATTAATTCATACAGGCGGGACAATTTCTATGAAAGAAGATGAAAAGACTGGTGAAGTAAAGCCTGGTGAAAAAAATCCTCTCGTCGATCATATTAAAGAAGTTCCTGATATTAATATAATATCAACAGAGCTATTCCATTTACCATCACCACATATTACGCCAATTAACATGCTGCAAATTAAAAATTATATTGAAGAAAATAGAAAGAATCATAATCTCGATGGAGTTGTTATTACGCACGGCACAGATACACTAGAAGAAACTGCATTTTTTCTTGATGTGACATTATCATTACCTATTCCAATTGTTTTAACTGGAGCGATGAGATCAAGTAATGAATTAGGATCTGATGGGTTGTACAATCTTTTATCTTCATTAAAGGTTGCAATATCCGAAAACGCTAAGAATATGGGTGTTCTTGTCGTTATGAATGATGAAATACACACAGCAAAAAATGTAACAAAAACACACACTAGCAATGTTGCAACCTTCCAAAGTCCACAATACGGCCCAATTGGAATTGTAAATAAGGGTGGTGTGTTTTTCCACCACAAACCAGTAATCAACAAACCATTACATGTTGCTAATCTTGATAAAAACGTACTTTTACTTAAAGCTTTTGCTGGAATGGATGATTCTCTTTTCCATGCAATTGACCTGTTACAACTTGATGGGCTGGTTATTGAGGCATTAGGACAAGGAAATTTACCACCAATGCTCCTTCCTAGCTTGAAAAATTTATTAAATAAAGGTGTACCAATAGTTCTTGTATCCCGCTGCTTTAATGGTATTGTTCAAGATATTTACGGTTATGAAGGCGGAGGCAGACACCTGAGGGAACTCGGAATGATTTTTAGCAATGGTTTAAATGGTCAAAAGGCTAGACTAAAGCTGATGATCGCATTAGAAACAACAACTGATCGTAAAGAACTAGAAAAGATATTTTCGATATAAATCGTCGGTTAAAATGGTGAATATTGCAAAAGTGAGAGGTGCGCAACATGCATCTCTCACTTTTTCTCTTAGTTTCTTTGTTGAATTGCACTGTAGATAAGTTGACCATGAAAACGTCCATTTTCAATAAATATTTCGTTTGCATTATTTCCTGCTGCAATAACACCAGCAATAAAAATACCTTCAATATTAGTTTCCATCGTTTCAGAATTATAGGTTGGCCTACCAGTCTCTCGATCGATCGATACACCCATTTTTGTTAAAAACTGATGGTCGGGATGATAGCCTGTCATAGCAAAAACAAAATCATTTTTTATTTCTTTTGTTTGTCCATTGACTTGAAATTTTAATGAATGTTCACTTATTTCAGTAACATTCGCTTGAAATTCCATCGTAATTGTACCATTTCGAACAAGTGCTTCGAATTCTGGTAAAATCCACGGCTTAATACTAGGCGAATATTCATTTCCTCGATATAGCACAGTAACCCTTGCACCTGCTTTTACTAGCTCTAAAGCCGCATCAACACTTGAATTTTTCCCACCAATAACAACAACATCTTTATTAAAATAGGGATGTCCTTCTTTAAAATAATGAAATACCTTCGGTAAATCCTCACCAGGGATATTCATATAATTGGGATGGTCATAATAGCCTGTCGCAATTATGATATTTTTTGCTTCATAAACCTCTTTATCGGTATAAACGATAAAGTATTTACCCTTTTTTTCAACACTTTCGACGGTTTCAAACGAATGAATGCGAATCTCTTTTCTACGTACCACTTCCCGATAATAGGCTAATGCCTGGTTTCGAAATGGCTTTCGATTTTCTGTAATAAATGGGACATCACCTATTTCAAGTTTCTCACTTGAACTAAAAAACGTTTGATGTGTAGGATAATTGTAAATAGCATTTACAATATTTCCTTTTTCAATCACTAGAGGCTTTTTCTCTGTTTGTTCTAAAGCGATCGCAGCAGATAGACCACAAGGGCCCCCACCGACAATTATAGTATCTTCCTTAATCACAATTCCCCACTCCTGTATTATTTATAATTATTTTAATTTTTATATATTATGAAACTCCTTAAGCTAAGAAATTACCTCTAAGTAAAATTTCCGATCCAATCAACAAAGTGCAAAAATCAACAGTGAGCTTAAATAGAGCCTACAA encodes:
- the ypeB gene encoding germination protein YpeB, which produces MIRGIFIGILSIAVIGSGYWGYKEHQEKNAVLIQAENNYQRAFHDLTYRVDQLHDRIGATLAMNSKQSLSPALADVWRITSEAQSDVGQLPLTLLPFNKTEELLAGISDFTYRAAVRDLEKEPLTDEEYKKLKTMYTKSEDIQNELRNVQHLVIENNLRWMDVELALASGQKQADNTIIDGFKTVEKNVEAYSESDFGASFTSMNKTGEGFDKLEGKEISKETAIKIAKTFVQNKVTDLKVTENGEGSSFGFYSVSMHDKENNTDIDMDLTKKGGHPVYLVQNRDIKENVISLNEASNNAREFLNDHGFEDLDLFESAQYDNIGVFSFVSIVDGVRIYPDSIRMKVALDDGQVIGLSARDYLAAHKKREIPKPNISKEEAAKRLNPSLEVQQDRLAIIINELGQEVLCYEFLGTINADTYRIFIDAENGMEEKIEKLKNPEPIFQEV
- a CDS encoding asparaginase, which translates into the protein MKNILLIHTGGTISMKEDEKTGEVKPGEKNPLVDHIKEVPDINIISTELFHLPSPHITPINMLQIKNYIEENRKNHNLDGVVITHGTDTLEETAFFLDVTLSLPIPIVLTGAMRSSNELGSDGLYNLLSSLKVAISENAKNMGVLVVMNDEIHTAKNVTKTHTSNVATFQSPQYGPIGIVNKGGVFFHHKPVINKPLHVANLDKNVLLLKAFAGMDDSLFHAIDLLQLDGLVIEALGQGNLPPMLLPSLKNLLNKGVPIVLVSRCFNGIVQDIYGYEGGGRHLRELGMIFSNGLNGQKARLKLMIALETTTDRKELEKIFSI
- the prsW gene encoding glutamic-type intramembrane protease PrsW, which produces MIAIISAGIAPGLALLCYFYLKDQYESEPIYMVLRSFIFGALLVFPIMFIQYVLETESVFPSKILYTFVAVGFLEEFFKWFILFFTIYQHVHFNEHYDGIVYGVSVSLGFATLENIVYLFANGVEYAFGRAILPVSSHALFGVLMGYYLGKGKFSIGDNRTKWILFSCIIPILLHSMYDSILLSYMNWRYIMLPFMLFLWWFALHKAKKARVKIIDSKLP
- a CDS encoding YpdA family putative bacillithiol disulfide reductase, whose protein sequence is MIKEDTIIVGGGPCGLSAAIALEQTEKKPLVIEKGNIVNAIYNYPTHQTFFSSSEKLEIGDVPFITENRKPFRNQALAYYREVVRRKEIRIHSFETVESVEKKGKYFIVYTDKEVYEAKNIIIATGYYDHPNYMNIPGEDLPKVFHYFKEGHPYFNKDVVVIGGKNSSVDAALELVKAGARVTVLYRGNEYSPSIKPWILPEFEALVRNGTITMEFQANVTEISEHSLKFQVNGQTKEIKNDFVFAMTGYHPDHQFLTKMGVSIDRETGRPTYNSETMETNIEGIFIAGVIAAGNNANEIFIENGRFHGQLIYSAIQQRN
- the sleB gene encoding spore cortex-lytic enzyme, whose protein sequence is MKNMRIMLMVAVVTFTSVTFQFFSIHVPEAHAFSEQTIQRGATGSDVIELQSRLQYNGYYHGTIDGVYGWSTYWAVRNFQHMFGLDEVDGLVGQKTKDMLRNSTKFYKDFVYKQINEGKKFTHYGGVPLAQQTAPSEQQIQKARQIAEQRKQQREQKYKAQAKEQQAQQNQQAQQKQQEQQKQQAQQNQQEQQKQQAQQNQQEQQKQQAQQNQQAQQKQQAQQNQQAQQKQQAQQNQQEQQKQQAQQNQQAQQKQQAQQNQQEQQKQQAQQNQQAQQKQQAQQNQEAQNKATQNKEQKESTAVNLPGGYSQNDIQLMSNAVYGESRGEPYIGQVAVAAVILNRVNSATFPNTVAGVIFEPRAFTAVADGQIWLTPNEQAKKAVLDAINGFDPTEGAIYYFNPDTATSSWIWGRPQIKRIGKHIFCE